Part of the Xiphophorus maculatus strain JP 163 A chromosome 3, X_maculatus-5.0-male, whole genome shotgun sequence genome, CTTGAAATCCATACATTGTTGCATATAATCAATGTTGACATTAATACTGTGAGCcagtttttaagatgtttttctaACCATCTAAACAGTAAATGCAAAAAGACTtctaaacatataaaatattctgatttgCCAAGTTTAAGCTAAAATAGGAGGctgcagatggaaaaaaaagatcttttgtGAGACACACAAGAGCCGGCTCCCTGAAAAGAGCCAAACTTCCCATCATTATTTGTGAGCTCACCATCAAATACAactgaaaatattgtttctgtttctccaggGAGCATGTATCATCCTTTTTCGTCtatacaattattattttctgccaCCTTAGCTATTGTAAATCTAGTCTCCCCACCATCAGGATGCTGcactttctcttcttctgcagcATCACTGTCTGGTGATGTGAAGGTGATCCCATCATTTACTGATTCAGAGGAACCATCTTTTCTATTTTCCTCATGGTCTGTTATTCCACATGCTTCTGATGGGGGTTCCTTGatgttttcctcttcctcttgttGGCTTTCGTCCACCGTTGCATTTGCAAACACCTCACTTAAACTGATGTGTCTCTTGTGCCGCGGTGAGTGCTCCAAGGTCTGGATGTAGTCGGCCAAAATGTCACTGCAGCTCTTGGAGCGGTTTATGTTCTGGATTGGCGGTGGTTTCCTTTTCCTTGCATTAATTCCGATCTCTTTGATGACCGTGCTGTAGTCTTCGTCCTTCTCAGAAAGGAAGTTGAAGATGTCAACGACAGTCGGCCTCACGTCTTGTTGCTTCTGTTGTTGCACAGGGTCTGGCTCCATGTACAAGGGTCTGTTCCTGTGCCTATGCTGTCGTTTCTTCCTCAGCACTTTATGAGCTTCCACAACCATGTGGACGTTCCAGCTAAAGAACAAAGACAGCCAGGCCAGTCCCATGTACATCCATAACTCTGCCATTATCCTGTAGAGTCTTGGGTATTCGATATCAGGATTTACACCTGCAAAGAGTAAAATAATTCTCAGGTGTGTGCAGTTCATTTCAAATTTCATATTCATACCGCCACCCTTTCCGAGTGAAAAGTCTCACCTGCCACATAATCTCCAAAGCCAACTGTTGTAAGTGTGATGAAGGAGAAGTAAATCCCTTCTAGATAGCTCCATCCTTCCACAGACATG contains:
- the LOC102227930 gene encoding potassium channel subfamily K member 5-like; the encoded protein is MADKGPFLTSCIIFYLSIGAAIFQIFEEPNWKAARDKYIEQKENILRSNNVTKETLDEILKIASEAAGQGVAITGDNHRNTWDWGNSVIFAATIVTTIGYGNVAPKTKAGRVFCILYGLCGIPLCLVWISTLGSFFGDRTKRLSGILIEKGVSVKKVQLTCTALFLLWGLLVHLVIPPLIFMSVEGWSYLEGIYFSFITLTTVGFGDYVAGVNPDIEYPRLYRIMAELWMYMGLAWLSLFFSWNVHMVVEAHKVLRKKRQHRHRNRPLYMEPDPVQQQKQQDVRPTVVDIFNFLSEKDEDYSTVIKEIGINARKRKPPPIQNINRSKSCSDILADYIQTLEHSPRHKRHISLSEVFANATVDESQQEEEENIKEPPSEACGITDHEENRKDGSSESVNDGITFTSPDSDAAEEEKVQHPDGGETRFTIAKVAENNNCIDEKG